The following are encoded together in the Drosophila biarmipes strain raj3 chromosome 3L, RU_DBia_V1.1, whole genome shotgun sequence genome:
- the LOC108030641 gene encoding ubiquitin-conjugating enzyme E2 R2 isoform X3, producing the protein MTTAASTSQHATSSSTMMAGSGSLATSTSVSAGATTTPSSSAVRALAMEYKSLQEEPVEGFRVKLINDDNLFEWEVAIFGPPDTLYQGGYFKAHMKFPHDYPYSPPSIRFLTKVWHPNVYENGDLCISILHPPVDDPQSGELPCERWNPTQNVRTILLSVISLLNEPNTFSPANVDASVMYRRWRDSQGKDNEYPNIIRKQALAANAEAKREGIVVPMTLEDYCLKPTRKPTTESGLDANFYDDDFDLETEDDLPSDDDFDEDDDDEDEDEDEEDSATASISKNNGGSSKCKNNGLGREAAAAGADDAESADDSGKGETT; encoded by the exons ATGACCACCGCCGCCTCCACATCGCAGCATGCGACATCGTCCTCCACAATGATGGCCGGCTCAGGATCCCTGGCTACCTCGACGTCCGTCTCCGCGGGAGCCACGACCACGCCCAGCAGCTCTGCCGTGCGGGCCCTGGCCATGGAGTACAAGTCGCTGCAGGAGGAGCCGGTGGAGGGATTCCGCGTCAAGCTGATCAACGACGACAATCTCTTCGAATGGGAGGTGGCCATCTTCGGACCACCGGACACCCTCTACCAGGGCGGCTACTTCAAGGCGCACATGAAGTTCCCGCACGACTACCCGTACTCACCGCCATCCATACGCTTCCTGACCAAGGTCTGGCATCCGAATGTCTATGAGAACGGGGATCTGTGCATATCCATACTGCATCCGCCTGTGGACGATCCCCAGAGCGGGGAGCTGCCCTGCGAGCGCTGGAATCCCACGCAGAACGTGCGCACCATCCTGCTGTCGGTCATCTCGCTGCTCAACGAGCCCAACACATTCTCACCGGCCAATGTGGACGCCTCGGTCATGTACCGCCGATGGCGGGACTCACAG GGTAAGGACAATGAGTATCCCAACATCATACGCAAACAGGCCTTGGCGGCCAATGCCGAGGCCAAGCGAGAGGGTATTGTGGTGCCGATGACACTGGAGGACTATTGCCTGAAGCCCACGCGCAAGCCCACAACGGAATCTGGCCTGGATGCCAATTTCTACGATGATGACTTCGATCTGGAGACGGAGGACGACCTGCCGTCTGATGATGACTTCGAtgaggacgacgacgatgaggatgaggacgaggatgaggaggaCAGTGCCACGGCGTCGATTAGCAAAAATAATGGCGGCAGCAGCAAGTGCAAGAACAATGGGCTGGGCAGGGAAGCGGCCGCTGCTGGAGCGGACGATGCCGAGTCCGCCGACGATAGCGGCAAGGGCGAGACCACATAA
- the LOC108030652 gene encoding U3 small nucleolar RNA-associated protein 14 homolog A: MSDDEEHFEPRAHKKLLQAIGTLGKVQHIQKSTRDEHQSRQDEFQLVKSVTSGESERASKAVGLNDLVDILRTSTKHSKTGKKLKNVQGSKKVLKKPLEKPAADRIKRTIGYEGVTKKLGRWDAVVAQQRSAETQVFPLPSETIYVNTSANARPLNTRIKSDLAKELEASNLKLRELRKAQIGDTTDEKELAKQERLLHQKKLTRDELFARRKELAYLKMRESQKSAKARMQNKIKSKKFHKLQKRQKMLEQMKEFELLQKTNPEAALEKLNALEKSRVQERASLRHKNTGTWAKNLQVRAKYDKEVRKDLAEQLAVSRELTQKKQESDSEEETSRKRAAPEEEENDYDPFNPWTKRKIAEEAENGNGENEDSNWRQYWTKRNRNEKLLEEHRKEMEEEVQEEEEQMVEENETPQETSVKVKPTKKSLKKSKIKIQNGWEVEKIEPPEPLKLPGKSKTKSIDDIFEEHEDNVRAKLSEKMEKLKERVNELKAAPVKGKKAKKKDALQNLKSLALKKANQQVEIDEPLNYGENVDQEKKIPDQSDDISEAKVTPIVDTIDPNKVTTLVVTQKKTISGGIHDALIDDEAAEYDEEDAAAERQLTISQAFEDDDIIADFNRDKTKDSELKNTELQLALPGWGSWAGAGISQAVMERRNKRLLLKLAAPEKRRDENKDALYLNESASKAAREHMVSSIPFPFRSLADYEASIRAPIGRNFVPETAFRMLTRPSVITRKGQVIEPMTESELVKPDRRLRHIVDRRIKRLPKVPPKAKIA; this comes from the exons ATGAGTGACGACGAGGAGCACTTCGAACCGAGGGCGCACAAGAAGCTGCTGCAGGCCATCGGCACTCTGGGCAAGGTGCAGCACATCCAGAAGTCCACCCGAGATGAGCACCAGTCGCGTCAGGATGAGTTCCAGCTTGTCAAGAGCGTTACGTCGGGGGAATCGGAGCGTGCTTCCAAGGCGGTGGGTCTGAATGATCTGGTGGATATCCTGCGCACCTCCACCAAACACAGCAAGACGGGAAAAAAGCTCAAGAACGTCCAGGGCAGCAAGAAGGTGCTGAAGAAGCCTCTGGAGAAACCGGCAGCGGATCGCATCAAACGGACCATTGGCTACGAGGGAGTGACTAAGAAGCTGGGCCGGTGGGACGCAGTGGTGGCCCAACAGCGGTCGGCAGAGACGCAG GTCTTTCCTCTGCCCTCTGAGACGATTTACGTGAACACCTCGGCCAATGCTCGTCCCCTAAACACGCGGATTAAATCCGATCTTGCCAAGGAACTCGAGGCCAGCAACCTTAAGCTACGTGAACTGCGCAAGGCGCAAATTGGCGACACCACGGATGAGAAGGAGCTGGCCAAACAGGAGCGTCTTCTCCACCAAAAGAAGCTCACCCGGGATGAGCTCTTCGCCCGTCGCAAGGAGTTGGCCTACCTAAAGATGCGAGAGTCCCAGAAATCAGCAAAGGCGCGCatgcaaaacaaaatcaaGTCCAAAAAGTTCCACAAACTGCAGAAGCGCCAAAAGATGTTGGAGCAGATGAAGGAGTTCGAGCTGCTGCAGAAAACCAACCCAGAGGCCGCGCTAGAGAAGCTTAACGCTCTGGAAAAAAGTCGGGTGCAGGAGCGTGCCAGCCTACGACACAAGAACACTGGCACTTGGGCCAAGAATCTGCAGGTTCGTGCCAAATACGACAAGGAAGTGCGAAAGGACCTGGCCGAGCAATTGGCTGTTAGCAGGGAGTTGACACAGAAAAAGCAAGAGTCCGACAGCGAAGAGGAAACCAGCAGAAAGAGAGCGGCtcccgaggaggaggagaatgACTACGATCCTTTCAATCCTTGGACAAAACGGAAAATAGCGGAGGAAGCTGAAAACGGCAATGGCGAAAATGAGGATTCCAATTGGCGCCAATATTGGACGAAGCGGAACCGAAACGAAAAGCTTCTAGAGGAGCATCGCAAGGAAATGGAAGAGGAAGTGCAAGAAGAGGAAGAGCAGATGGTGGAGGAGAATGAAACTCCTCAAGAGACATCAGTCAAAGTCAAACCTACCAAAAAGAgccttaaaaaatcaaaaattaaaatacagaaTGGCTGGGAAGTAGAAAAAATCGAGCCACCTGAACCTTTAAAACTGCcaggaaaatcaaaaactaaGTCCATTGATGATATTTTTGAGGAGCACGAGGATAATGTGAGAGCCAAGCTTAGTGAAAAGATGGAAAAGTTAAAGGAACGCGTAAATGAACTTAAAGCAGCCCCCGTCAAAGGAAAGAAGGCGAAAAAGAAAGATGCCCTACAGAACCTCAAAAGTCTGGCCTTAAAGAAAGCAAATCAGCAGGTGGAGATTGACGAGCCTCTTAATTATGGGGAGAATGTGGATCAGGAGAAGAAAATCCCAGATCAATCGGATGATATTTCAGAAGCCAAGGTGACCCCAATTGTCGATACCATAGATCCGAACAAGGTGACAACACTTGTGGTTACCCAAAAGAAGACCATCTCGGGTGGCATCCATGATGCTCTGATAGACGATGAGGCGGCAGAGTACGATGAAGAGGACGCGGCAGCCGAACGCCAGTTGACCATTAGTCAGGCTTTCGAAGACGACGATATTATTGCCGATTTCAACCGGGACAAGACCAAGGACTCTGAGCTGAAGAACACGGAGCTTCAGCTGGCTCTGCCTGGCTGGGGTTCCTGGGCGGGTGCCGGCATTTCCCAGGCGGTTATGGAGCGACGAAACAAGCGCCTCCTGCTCAAGCTGGCTGCTCCGGAGAAGCGTCGTGACGAGAACAAGGATGCCCTTTACCTAAACGAGTCGGCCAGCAAGGCAGCGCGCGAGCACATGGTCTCCAGCATCCCGTTCCCCTTTCGATCCCTGGCAGACTACGAGGCCAGTATCCGTGCTCCGATTGGACGGAACTTCGTGCCGGAGACGGCCTTCCGGATGCTGACCCGCCCTTCGGTCATCACCCGCAAGGGCCAGGTCATCGAGCCCATGACGGAGAGCGAGCTGGTCAAGCCGGACAGGCGTCTGCGTCACATTGTGGACAGGAGGATAAAGCGCTTACCGAAGGTTCCCCCCAAGGCGAAGATAGCTTAA
- the LOC108030641 gene encoding ubiquitin-conjugating enzyme E2 R2 isoform X1, translating to MFRCSENFYTNRARRQLQVGEQMTTAASTSQHATSSSTMMAGSGSLATSTSVSAGATTTPSSSAVRALAMEYKSLQEEPVEGFRVKLINDDNLFEWEVAIFGPPDTLYQGGYFKAHMKFPHDYPYSPPSIRFLTKVWHPNVYENGDLCISILHPPVDDPQSGELPCERWNPTQNVRTILLSVISLLNEPNTFSPANVDASVMYRRWRDSQGKDNEYPNIIRKQALAANAEAKREGIVVPMTLEDYCLKPTRKPTTESGLDANFYDDDFDLETEDDLPSDDDFDEDDDDEDEDEDEEDSATASISKNNGGSSKCKNNGLGREAAAAGADDAESADDSGKGETT from the exons ATGTTTCGATGTTCGGAAAACTTTTACACCAACAGAGCACGGCGACAACTACAAGTGGGCGAACAAATGACCACCGCCGCCTCCACATCGCAGCATGCGACATCGTCCTCCACAATGATGGCCGGCTCAGGATCCCTGGCTACCTCGACGTCCGTCTCCGCGGGAGCCACGACCACGCCCAGCAGCTCTGCCGTGCGGGCCCTGGCCATGGAGTACAAGTCGCTGCAGGAGGAGCCGGTGGAGGGATTCCGCGTCAAGCTGATCAACGACGACAATCTCTTCGAATGGGAGGTGGCCATCTTCGGACCACCGGACACCCTCTACCAGGGCGGCTACTTCAAGGCGCACATGAAGTTCCCGCACGACTACCCGTACTCACCGCCATCCATACGCTTCCTGACCAAGGTCTGGCATCCGAATGTCTATGAGAACGGGGATCTGTGCATATCCATACTGCATCCGCCTGTGGACGATCCCCAGAGCGGGGAGCTGCCCTGCGAGCGCTGGAATCCCACGCAGAACGTGCGCACCATCCTGCTGTCGGTCATCTCGCTGCTCAACGAGCCCAACACATTCTCACCGGCCAATGTGGACGCCTCGGTCATGTACCGCCGATGGCGGGACTCACAG GGTAAGGACAATGAGTATCCCAACATCATACGCAAACAGGCCTTGGCGGCCAATGCCGAGGCCAAGCGAGAGGGTATTGTGGTGCCGATGACACTGGAGGACTATTGCCTGAAGCCCACGCGCAAGCCCACAACGGAATCTGGCCTGGATGCCAATTTCTACGATGATGACTTCGATCTGGAGACGGAGGACGACCTGCCGTCTGATGATGACTTCGAtgaggacgacgacgatgaggatgaggacgaggatgaggaggaCAGTGCCACGGCGTCGATTAGCAAAAATAATGGCGGCAGCAGCAAGTGCAAGAACAATGGGCTGGGCAGGGAAGCGGCCGCTGCTGGAGCGGACGATGCCGAGTCCGCCGACGATAGCGGCAAGGGCGAGACCACATAA
- the LOC108030641 gene encoding ubiquitin-conjugating enzyme E2 R2 isoform X2, producing the protein MFRCSENFYTNRARRQLQVGEQMTTAASTSQHATSSSTMMAGSGSLATSTSVSAGATTTPSSSAVRALAMEYKSLQEEPVEGFRVKLINDDNLFEWEVAIFGPPDTLYQGGYFKAHMKFPHDYPYSPPSIRFLTKVWHPNVYENGDLCISILHPPVDDPQSGELPCERWNPTQNVRTILLSVISLLNEPNTFSPANVDASVMYRRWRDSQDNEYPNIIRKQALAANAEAKREGIVVPMTLEDYCLKPTRKPTTESGLDANFYDDDFDLETEDDLPSDDDFDEDDDDEDEDEDEEDSATASISKNNGGSSKCKNNGLGREAAAAGADDAESADDSGKGETT; encoded by the exons ATGTTTCGATGTTCGGAAAACTTTTACACCAACAGAGCACGGCGACAACTACAAGTGGGCGAACAAATGACCACCGCCGCCTCCACATCGCAGCATGCGACATCGTCCTCCACAATGATGGCCGGCTCAGGATCCCTGGCTACCTCGACGTCCGTCTCCGCGGGAGCCACGACCACGCCCAGCAGCTCTGCCGTGCGGGCCCTGGCCATGGAGTACAAGTCGCTGCAGGAGGAGCCGGTGGAGGGATTCCGCGTCAAGCTGATCAACGACGACAATCTCTTCGAATGGGAGGTGGCCATCTTCGGACCACCGGACACCCTCTACCAGGGCGGCTACTTCAAGGCGCACATGAAGTTCCCGCACGACTACCCGTACTCACCGCCATCCATACGCTTCCTGACCAAGGTCTGGCATCCGAATGTCTATGAGAACGGGGATCTGTGCATATCCATACTGCATCCGCCTGTGGACGATCCCCAGAGCGGGGAGCTGCCCTGCGAGCGCTGGAATCCCACGCAGAACGTGCGCACCATCCTGCTGTCGGTCATCTCGCTGCTCAACGAGCCCAACACATTCTCACCGGCCAATGTGGACGCCTCGGTCATGTACCGCCGATGGCGGGACTCACAG GACAATGAGTATCCCAACATCATACGCAAACAGGCCTTGGCGGCCAATGCCGAGGCCAAGCGAGAGGGTATTGTGGTGCCGATGACACTGGAGGACTATTGCCTGAAGCCCACGCGCAAGCCCACAACGGAATCTGGCCTGGATGCCAATTTCTACGATGATGACTTCGATCTGGAGACGGAGGACGACCTGCCGTCTGATGATGACTTCGAtgaggacgacgacgatgaggatgaggacgaggatgaggaggaCAGTGCCACGGCGTCGATTAGCAAAAATAATGGCGGCAGCAGCAAGTGCAAGAACAATGGGCTGGGCAGGGAAGCGGCCGCTGCTGGAGCGGACGATGCCGAGTCCGCCGACGATAGCGGCAAGGGCGAGACCACATAA
- the LOC108030642 gene encoding probable aminoacyl tRNA synthase complex-interacting multifunctional protein 2 isoform X2, translated as MYELKTLLPQFDIKLPTCMYPLKNVSLAADSLASGSSTSTPASTSSCKSEASGISKAGRSAATCALDLDSLGRQIQRLLKDDTASVAARQEKVLKQLEDLKAQLGQIRAGLGVCGKTFQHTTAFQNGGLKEVPLQDVVINGHPNFIPYALLALKNAWRDLYTIDVKTFTHSTMADIGPAAREFEANLAKVPVNPALPKINVTLIWKNCEHTEMISSPTMYVPIYGEVNIIRYLGRVGPAEYRYEGSPLCNEIDLVLDICYQLLRCNTHKTQVAMVRLLDRRLQQQQYFGGSQMSVADIGVYSSLIRMPAITDKDLTPALLAWRKRAKLVAQI; from the exons ATGTACGAGCTAAAGACCCTGCTACCGCAATTCGACATCAAGCTGCCCACCTGCATGTATCCGCTGAAGAATGTGAGCCTGGCGGCGGACTCCCTGGCCAGTGGCTCCTCCACATCCACACCCGCGTCCACATCATCATGC AAATCGGAGGCCAGCGGGATCAGCAAAGCAGGCCGAAGCGCAGCCACATGTGCACTTGATTTGGACTCTTTAGGCCGACAAATACAGCGACTGCTAAAG GACGACACGGCCTCGGTGGCTGCCCGCCAAGAAAAGGTCCTCAAGCAGCTGGAGGACCTCAAGGCCCAACTGGGACAGATCCGGGCCGGACTCGGAGTCTGTGGCAAGACCTTCCAGCACACGACTGCCTTCCAGAATGGCGGATTAAAGGAA GTTCCCCTGCAAGATGTTGTCATCAATGGACATCCCAACTTCATCCCCTATGCATTGTTGGCCCTGAAGAACGCTTGGCGGGATCTGTACACGATTGATGTGAAGACCTTCACGCACTCCACAATGGCCGACATTGGACCAGCCGCTCGGGAATTCGAAGCCAATTTGGCCAAAGTTCCAGTGAACCCGGCTCTGCCCAAGATCAATGTGACGCTCATCTGGAAGAACT GCGAACACACCGAAATGATCAGCTCGCCCACGATGTACGTACCCATCTACGGGGAGGTGAACATCATCAGGTACCTGGGTCGAGTGGGTCCCGCCGAATATCGCTACGAGGGCTCCCCCCTGTGCAATGAGATCGACCTGGTCCTGGACATTTGCTACCAGCTGCTGCGCTGCAACACCCACAAAACGCAGGTGGCAATGGTGCGCCTGCTGGACAGgcgactgcagcagcagcagtattTCGGCGGCTCCCAGATGTCGGTGGCCGATATCGGTGTCTACAGCTCACTGATTCGAATGCCCGCCATAACCGATAAGGACCTGACGCCGGCGCTCCTGGCATGGCGAAAACGGGCCAAGCTCGTGGCTCAAATTTAG
- the LOC108030642 gene encoding probable aminoacyl tRNA synthase complex-interacting multifunctional protein 2 isoform X1, with translation MYELKTLLPQFDIKLPTCMYPLKNVSLAADSLASGSSTSTPASTSSCDDTASVAARQEKVLKQLEDLKAQLGQIRAGLGVCGKTFQHTTAFQNGGLKEVPLQDVVINGHPNFIPYALLALKNAWRDLYTIDVKTFTHSTMADIGPAAREFEANLAKVPVNPALPKINVTLIWKNCEHTEMISSPTMYVPIYGEVNIIRYLGRVGPAEYRYEGSPLCNEIDLVLDICYQLLRCNTHKTQVAMVRLLDRRLQQQQYFGGSQMSVADIGVYSSLIRMPAITDKDLTPALLAWRKRAKLVAQI, from the exons ATGTACGAGCTAAAGACCCTGCTACCGCAATTCGACATCAAGCTGCCCACCTGCATGTATCCGCTGAAGAATGTGAGCCTGGCGGCGGACTCCCTGGCCAGTGGCTCCTCCACATCCACACCCGCGTCCACATCATCATGC GACGACACGGCCTCGGTGGCTGCCCGCCAAGAAAAGGTCCTCAAGCAGCTGGAGGACCTCAAGGCCCAACTGGGACAGATCCGGGCCGGACTCGGAGTCTGTGGCAAGACCTTCCAGCACACGACTGCCTTCCAGAATGGCGGATTAAAGGAA GTTCCCCTGCAAGATGTTGTCATCAATGGACATCCCAACTTCATCCCCTATGCATTGTTGGCCCTGAAGAACGCTTGGCGGGATCTGTACACGATTGATGTGAAGACCTTCACGCACTCCACAATGGCCGACATTGGACCAGCCGCTCGGGAATTCGAAGCCAATTTGGCCAAAGTTCCAGTGAACCCGGCTCTGCCCAAGATCAATGTGACGCTCATCTGGAAGAACT GCGAACACACCGAAATGATCAGCTCGCCCACGATGTACGTACCCATCTACGGGGAGGTGAACATCATCAGGTACCTGGGTCGAGTGGGTCCCGCCGAATATCGCTACGAGGGCTCCCCCCTGTGCAATGAGATCGACCTGGTCCTGGACATTTGCTACCAGCTGCTGCGCTGCAACACCCACAAAACGCAGGTGGCAATGGTGCGCCTGCTGGACAGgcgactgcagcagcagcagtattTCGGCGGCTCCCAGATGTCGGTGGCCGATATCGGTGTCTACAGCTCACTGATTCGAATGCCCGCCATAACCGATAAGGACCTGACGCCGGCGCTCCTGGCATGGCGAAAACGGGCCAAGCTCGTGGCTCAAATTTAG